The genomic DNA GGCTTTTTACAGGTGCTACCAGCGCTTTGGCGATCGCTCTAGGCAGTGGCAGCAAAGCTGATGCACAGGGTTCACGCCAAAACCGAAGAGGCGATATCGAAATCCTCAATGGTGCGATCGCGCTGGAACAGAAAGCCATCAACACCTATACGGCGGCAGCAGAAAACAAGTTATTGCCGACTAAGGCATTTCTGGATGTGGCAGTGCAGTTTGCTGGCGATCATGCCAATCACCGCGATCAGCTCAAAAAGATTGTTTCACGAGAGTTCAGAGGCACCCCCATCAGTACTGATAATCTGGGCACCTTTCCCATTCCGCAGAACGTCTTGAAGGGCGGTGAAGCGGAGGTACTCAGATACGCCCTGACATTGGAAATGATTGCAGCCAAGGCATACCTGGAGAATGTTACTAGCAAGTTGACGACAGATGCTGCCAAGAATGTTGCTGCCACAATCATGCCTGTGGAGTCGATGCACGCGGCTGTCTTCCGCACCGTCCTGATGGCAGTACTCAATGAGAAAGGGCTACCAATGGAAACCAAAATCGTTCCCCATTCATTCTTGAGCGAATTTCCGACGCCGCCTGTGCCAAAGGCATAAGTTTTCCGATTAAATCAGGTGAGTTTGCACTAGACGCCGTAGCATCAACTCACCTAATCTCCTGATGCCATAAAATTTCTGCTACTCGCGTCATGCCATTTTTCAAGTGGCGGCGATAGGTACTGAAGGGCAAATCCAGTATCTCAGCCGCCTGTTCCTGCGTTGGTGCGGGGTGCAGATAGGTGTGATACAGCGCCCGATAGCCTTTGGCATCCCGTGGAGATGATTCTAAGGATTGGGCTGCCTCTTGTACCAAAGACTGTAAAGCGGCGATACGTGCTGGAGTGTCAGCATTCGCCGTAACTTGCTCCATCACTAAACGCGATCGCAACAACGGATTATTTTGTAACGCATCAGAACGGGAAAACCCCTGCAAAGCATCCCGCACCGCCTCCACAAACTCTGGCTGAGAGAGAACCACTAGGGGTTCACTCACAGGTGACGTTTGTACCGCCTGCGCTGAAGCGGCAATTTCTCGTTGAGCCAGCAAAGCTTGCCACGCCTTCGGTGGCAACACTCGCCAGTCATGCCCATACACGCCATAACGCCGTCCCCCCACTTCAAAATCAGCGTCTTTAATTCGCGCTAAGTCCGCGTAGGCAAACATTGCCGCCCAATCTTCCGGTTCCGCACAAGCAAAGAAGGTGAAAGCCAGCCCTGCTGTCGTGCGATGATGCTGCACAAAGTTGATAAAAATCAGGCTTTGAGTCGGTGAAACCGTTTGATAAGTATCCCGTGCCATCCAAAAGCGGAACAGGGTTGCCCCTTCACCACTTCTTAACGGTGCTGCTTGTTGAAGATAATGCCAAGCTGAACTTGCTGCCGGATCAATTTTCAAGTCCTCACTACTTGCTTTGTGTAGTGCCACCATCATCACAAATCCAGCAGGCTGCTGTTGGGCATCGCGAAACACCAGCGCCCCTTCCGGCTGTCGTTCCAACCAGTGCGCCAAAAGACGCGCAGACTCTTCACCTTCATACTGAGTGACTATCTCCAGTAGTGCTGGTTGGTCAGTTTGTCGCAGCGTGTCAGTTAACAAACTACTATTCTCTTGCCAGGTAAAACGCGGTCTGACTGCTGGATTATCCCGATGGAGAAAGATGTAATCAAACAAGATGCGATGTTGCTCTTGTCCTTGGGTTTGCTCTAAACGGCTGGTGTAGTAGGTGCGGGCGCGTCCGTGCAGTTCGATATACCAGTCAGGATTGCGCCAGCGTAAGTCAGCAATTAGGACTTCCCTCGCTAAGTCATGAGGAAACAACCCCAGTTGCCCTGGTTCCATGAACGACAGCCCCCGCAGCCACTTGAATAACTCATGGACATCGGGCATCCCTAGCATTCTGGCGAGTAATGTCTCAGTTGTCAGGCGTACCAAGGCGCAAGCTTCCAACGCCATTCGGTGGGCAGAACTGGGGACTTGTTGCACGAATTTGTCCAGCAGTGCCTTAATCACATCTGGTACAGCGTCAGCCTGAAAGCGAATGTCCCCTTTCTGTGCAAACACATCAGCCACTAAGGAGAGGGCGAGGGGGTAGCCGTGGGTAAATTCGAGGACTGAAGGGTGTTCAGCGGTAGGAACTTGTCGCTTAGTCAGGTAAGTGCGACTTTCTTCTGGGTTGAGGTTACGCAACGGTAGGATGTGGATAAGAGATTGCCAACCTGGATCGGCTCTCCAAGCGGATGAGGGAGAGTGGCGTCCCGCGAGAACAATTAGAGTCGTTTCTGGCAATTGGGGCAAAAAGACTTCCCGCAGCCATTCATCAAGGGGTGTGAGGATTTCGTAGGTATCAATTAAAAGAACGTGGCGCTCAAGCTTGGAAGCTAGAACTTCGAGGGGAGATTCGTTGGGTGTCAGGTTCATCACGAACCGCAAGGCACTCAAGAATGACTCAGGAGCGGGTTCAATATTACGAGCATCTATGTAAACGGCTCTTATTTGGGCTTGCTGACAGATGCGAGTAAACTCGCTCAGTAGAGTTGTTTTACCAACACCACCGGGACCAAAAATATGCAAAATATGAAACGGTAATTCAGTTGCGGCGTTAGCGTGTTCCGGAGCAGAACCCGTTCCCTGAAGGATAAGCTCGTGTCTTTGTGGGAGAATCGCTGACTCAAATAGCTTTAGCTCCTCACCACGCCCAACAAAGCGACTATGCCGCGCCGCACTCAGACGCTCTGCTAGTGACGATGACATTGGGTATCCCTCTCGATTTAGTTCAGTCAATACTACTTATTATGGTCGTAGCCCAAAACCATCTAGGTGTCTTCTGAGTGTCAATTAACTTGTTTACTAGAATTATGAGGGTGTTTCTCAACCATTAGGCTAGTGCCTGGTTAATGCAAGTCTGCTTCCCAAACAGCCACATAAATGCGACCGGGTTCATTACGTTCAATTACACCTTTAAGGCTATTGTTTCGACCGCTCACGAACCTATAGCGTTTAGATTTCTCCTGATATACCGCTTCCAGCCCTTGTCTGATGTCCCCAGAGGCGTTGCCATTAAGCAACTGATTTAATGTCCTTGACATCGTTTTAAGCTCAACAGAGTCGGAAAATGATACCTCTGTTTGGCGAACCCGCCCAGAACCAGGGTCATACAGATATCCTAAACTGGCCTGACCGGGTACAAAATCCTCATAAAGTAGCGCACGGGTATTCCACATACCCTTAGATGTCTTTGTGGGTTGGCCTAACTCTTCTTTGATATAACTTTGTTGTGTTCCTGCGGGAAATGCTGGAATCCTTCTAGACGGCTCAGAATTTTGGTTGTTGTTTCCGGCTTCGGGTGACGGGACGGGAATGGATTGGGCCGGGAACTGACTCTGTGACGGAGAAGGTTCTTGAGTGGGTATGCTCTTGGAGACACCCTCTTCGGGCGATCGCTTAGAGGAGGAGTCAGGGCGCACTGGCGGGGGCGTGATTTCCTCTGGCTGTGAACGTGGAGTCTGTGTCCTCGCCTGTGGTTGCTGAGTGGTGGTTCGTTGTGAGCTTGGAGCAGAATCGGTACGCTGTGAACCTGAAGGTATAGTGGATGAGGGTTGCTGGGTGGTGGTTCGTTCTGAGCTTGAATCAGAATCGGTACGCTGTGAACCTGAAGGTATAGTGGATGAGGGCTGTTGGGTGGTGGTTCGTTCTGAGCTTGGATCAGAAGATGACGAAACTGTACTAGCGGGTTCAGCCCCCCGCCTTAAGCCCAAAGCCAGTCCAACAATGGCAAGGAACAAACTCCCCGCCACCAAAGCGCCGATAATCAGGCGCTTGCGTCCATTTCCTGAAAGGGCGGGACTTGAGCCGACAGGAACCGTTTGTCCGGGGGTAGGATTGGCAATGGGGGGAGTTGAGCGGTTTGGGGTTGGTGGTAAACCGCCTGGGGCAACCGCTACCGTTGCCATTTCGGAAACAGCGTCACGCGATTGTAAGGCGTTGAGCATTTCTCTCGGTGTAGCAAAGCGATCGCTGGCCTTAAACCGAATCGCGCGATCAATTACCATTGCCAGGTTAGGGTTGATATTCGG from Microcoleus sp. AS-A8 includes the following:
- a CDS encoding ferritin-like domain-containing protein gives rise to the protein MSDINPKTTIISSQRRQLLKLGLFTGATSALAIALGSGSKADAQGSRQNRRGDIEILNGAIALEQKAINTYTAAAENKLLPTKAFLDVAVQFAGDHANHRDQLKKIVSREFRGTPISTDNLGTFPIPQNVLKGGEAEVLRYALTLEMIAAKAYLENVTSKLTTDAAKNVAATIMPVESMHAAVFRTVLMAVLNEKGLPMETKIVPHSFLSEFPTPPVPKA
- a CDS encoding protein kinase; this translates as MTPTLLNNRYRILRTLGAGGFGNTFLAEDTYMPSGRRCVIKQLKPVTHDPQAYKIVQERFGREAAVLEELGDGNNQIPRLFAYFSEAGQFYLVQEYIEGDTLTQKVEKGGVLSENEVKQILMSLLPVLDYVHSRRMIHRDIKPDNVIIRQRDELPVLIDFGAVKEAMNTQVNIPGNQAHSMVIGTPGFMPAEQAGGRPTYTSDLYSLGLVAVFLLTGKLPQELETDDRTGEFLWRRTAPNINPNLAMVIDRAIRFKASDRFATPREMLNALQSRDAVSEMATVAVAPGGLPPTPNRSTPPIANPTPGQTVPVGSSPALSGNGRKRLIIGALVAGSLFLAIVGLALGLRRGAEPASTVSSSSDPSSERTTTQQPSSTIPSGSQRTDSDSSSERTTTQQPSSTIPSGSQRTDSAPSSQRTTTQQPQARTQTPRSQPEEITPPPVRPDSSSKRSPEEGVSKSIPTQEPSPSQSQFPAQSIPVPSPEAGNNNQNSEPSRRIPAFPAGTQQSYIKEELGQPTKTSKGMWNTRALLYEDFVPGQASLGYLYDPGSGRVRQTEVSFSDSVELKTMSRTLNQLLNGNASGDIRQGLEAVYQEKSKRYRFVSGRNNSLKGVIERNEPGRIYVAVWEADLH